The genomic window TATCATTTTCAGGGTATTCAGAAAAAGgctaaaaagtgtttttacgtttggctatttttaagattcaaagctttCTTAACCGCTTGTTGTTGAAACTATGGATTAACgatattcatatatttcaaaGTCTAATACTGAAcaattctaaaacaatttttaaaatgtatttattatctttaaaacttAAGTTATGTTTGTTTAAAGTTGAGAACGGGTTTTTTTCAGAGGCTCATAACtccaaaaatgataaatccaGAAAGTGCAAAAATATCTcctttgatagctgaaagtctgagctataacttaagaaaaaattccataaaaaaaactcTCTGTATCTCTGTAATATTTCAAGGATGCAGCTCATTTTCGAATTTATCTTAtatgatcaatatatttaatcattaaaggGCATATAGTAAGAAAAGAAGGGAAGAAAAGGCTAAAAAAAGTGGTGGGGGGACTCAAACATTTTGTcacttgaaataattaattaaatatgggaCTTCGTCACAGGGGGCATAACCAATTTGTCACATTCAACATTTGTCTTCAATTGAGATAAAATTTCCCAATTTGGCTTCGGAATCAGATCAGGAATCTAGACTACTAAGTCttcaaaatcatcatttttatcatatGATGGGAGACGCTCAATCAGAAGTAATTTTCTCCCATGGGTTCTTGCAACTCGTTTTATATGTTCTCGCTTCAGTTCCATTGTTGTCCAACTAGAATAATTTGGAtccataatatatcaaattatggataacttctattttatttctaatagtaatacttatttatgtaattactaTTTACTTATCCTCTTGGTTGAATAGTAGAGTTGCTCATTTTTGCCGgtgtttttgaaataagttgAAAAGGAATATTGGCTAGATAAGAATACTTGATGTAGGGCTCCTAAAATACTATAGATACGGCCGGAGAGCATCAGACCGGAGAAAGAGTTTTCAATCCTCATGGCGGATACAAACAAACactatctaattatattttgagggacTAAAATGTAAAATAGGTACGTCctcatagaataataaaagatcAATACAGGTAAGAGTTATAGGTAAAAGGTACATTCATGATTCAAAGGATTCCCTACGTCTacttaattaaagtaatttaaaataagaatgacACATACCACTACATACTTGATTATTGACAAGACAGATAGTAAATTTTAgctaaatttaagtattaaaggTTCAGTTATtcgaaaaaaagattaatttttattttaaactgtcATTTGCATCGAAATTAACAATGATGCTGGCATCTATATCGATAaggatattaatgatatatatattttttatcaaaaaattatttaaattacgtTTCTTaactaaagatttattttagaGGTTTCACTTTTCGAAACATCTTCTAAATAGATAGGATATTCAAAATCAGTTCGAATTCTTACGCTTAAAAGTCATATCATtaagaagaatatttatattaatcttcaTGCGGCTGGaacaatgcaaatattttttctatggtACTGAAACGTTGCAGAGCacgttttttatatatatacctaggaacaacttttaaaaagtgaCAGCTATTAAcaatataagataaaatttatacaattctactgtatagtaatgattaataaaatagtatttacactctcttgatgaatatattatatttatgatatatgtagTCAGTTTTCTAGGACCCGAGTATTAGTCGCCATCTCTTGGATTATCTTGAATCACGTTTTTTACATGATTAACCCCATTAAAGACGAATCAGAAGTAGaggtaagaaaaaaacattcttgatagaTATACATTAGGCATTTTCCCCTTATAGTCTCTttagatacatactaagactaactcactaatcttcttcttcattccctttttaattcgtattcaatataagTTCTTCCTCTTAAATGTTGTCTCGTTTTTGTATTAAATGCCCTATTCCCATGCAATTTTAagaaaggacatattgaatttaaaatttgatactttCATACGGGTAAAGAatgcatttatatatgaaatgtccgattggtttatttttttaaattagatgtcAAAATTCTAATTCTTTTTGAGCATTCTGATCTTATAGAAACACTGATACAAAGGATGGAGTTGCATAAATATGAACACGTATCTTCTACACTAGTCATTCATAAAGGAGCCCTCTAAAACAATTAACAACACTTTCCATGTTTGTTGTTTTGactaattgttttttcaaaggaTGACACCATAATTGTATATGTAGTCCAAGGTGAATAATGATGAAGGTACATAAAGTTACtgagtgatatatatatattacttcacTGACTTTCTATCGAGTtagagtaaattaaattaacagtGTAATATTATCCATACTCTTACCTAGGGTCATTGAGCccattattagttatttaaattccaatttaaataaaagcaagtgattaacaattatattaaatactaggATGTacctgtaatatatattttattttattaatatatactaagacaaactcgctAATTATCTTCCTGATtccgttttttttaattagtattcaatgtatacgttctccctttttccgttagtaCAGTAAttcgtttttggatttttaattcttttggtGCATTTTCTCGAATCTACAaaccataccttaaaaaaactttgagacacgggaaATTGAtcttatttcatgaaaaaaacccacgtatttgccaaaaaatataaaaaattgcccTCCAGAGTCCAGGAATCTAGTCTGGCCAGAATAAAACTTATCCTGTCGTACGTAACTCAAAactctgaacaacttttatttaatgtctAAGGGCTTCATCCCTCTCtgtttttacatacatatatatttatatagtccTGCGGAGGTAACCTGCAAGGTATTTTCTCTCcccaaataattcaaattttgtctaTACAAgagtaaatacatataaacGCACGATTGATCTGGCAACCCACATTGTCTGTCCTTGTCAGACTCagagaattgaggatcgacaacagAGTAATTCGTTCCTAAAATATGTTCTTGCTAGAGGGCGATTAGAGATAGGACGGTTTTGTCGACCCAAATCCGAAGTACTCAGGCACTGTATAACCATGCTTGTATAAACTGAAAATATCTGAGACCCGAATTGGTTTTGGATACTCCAACTTttacggatttaaaaaaagatcgaaCGGATTTTTGGTTCTTAAATAACATAGAGTGTTGTTAAACCctagtttaacaaaaaaaattatcgttttTGAACGAAGCATAGTTAATTCTTAGAGCGACATCTTCATAAGGACGTAAGAAGAGACGTTCCGTCACATAACTTCATCAGACGCCACTTcgatacctttattgtatcccacggcctttccttcaaaaagaaaaaggccAAAGATCAGTtggttgttattattattcaatagctGTTGAGAATTGTTAAAAGTTTATTAGGAgcttattataattcaaccaatcaatgttcagaaagTTGATTAgtagaagaaaaaacaacaacagctgacaacaaagtaCACTGTAAACTTTCGTGTAAGCGAAGTAACGTGTGCCTGTGTTTACTCAAGACCTCAATAGCACGaaaatttaaactgtatttGATTCTTAGCTGTTTCTTTttctctaatcagtgttcttaatattaattggttGGATTTAAATTAGTTCTTATTCGGCTGAGaacaattatcatatttattaaataaaaattccatagaTTTGGCAAACTGACTATAAACTGGGAGATACAGTATAGGTAACACCTTGTCCActgttattataacaataattttaattaagttcaataatctaataaaacgtcttgACAACTTAGCTTCTCggcttcataatatttttcaaatcattagGGTTATCATGTCACTTTGTCgattgtttttgttatattttgtttttttttaaataccagaTGATCATATTTAGAgacagaaaataaaagttacttcTCAATACTTGTAAAATAGTTATACCAGTTTATTCTATATGAATGTtacgatttattttttctttcttattcgCTGGTCCTTTCATATCAATGATTATCTTAGAaccaataagaaaatgatatatataaaaagcagGGCGCCCTATAAATACTCCCTCTTATACTTGTGAGTAGTAAAATATTTGCACTCCCCGTGtgtaagacaaaaaaaaggaatcgaAAAACGTAATTAACAAAAAGTGTATGACGTTTttcacttttatatttttataaccaatGCTTTAAACGTCTTGAGTTAGGGAGTATTGCAGATTGCCaactgaattattattttatacggACCGGGAGAAAGTTTTTATTGACGTATCTAGACATATTTTCAACCTCTCTAAAGATACAAGTCAAACACACTGAATGAGAGTGAAAGGGGGTATCGACAcgataaacatttaatatattatttaaatacgacatgatacatatttacataaatatttaattataatttgttaaagaaagGGTTAGTTTGCATGCTAGGAAACGATAATATGTAGTAGTGAAGGGGTTATGGAGACACGTAGCTGATCAATATCAACATGGTGGTGGCAAGTCtatgtaaattatacatataaatactttaaggaacggatataaatatacatggattgattcaaaaatgaatagattCTCCAAAGGTGGAGAGAATGAACATGAACAACAGAGTATTTAAGTATGGTATGATATAGGATATCATATCATCCCTTATTCTATATTTGTTTCCTACACATATTCCGAAACAATGTCTTGCATTCCTTTCTAAACTTGGAGCTCAAAAAGCAGTAGACGAGCATATTGAGAGCAGAATTGGCTACGAGTAGGAAATGTGAGAGTCTAATAGCTGTATAAGTCCAGGGATAGAGGCCCTCTTTACCAGCACTAGAGCAACTCGTAAGTCGCTCTAGGAAGAGTATTTCGTATATATTGAGAAGTATCCGTGGAGTGTGGCAAATGCAAAATACAAAAGTGaatccaataaaaataacagctaAACTATCCTCAATGCGACGGGATCCGTCGGCAGAAAAGATTTTCTGAGTAGACTGAGATCCCCTTTTAGTGATATTGGTTTCCGTATTAAGGACGTGGGATGCTTGCTGGTGGAGTTGCTGTAACTGCTGCTTCTGCTGTTGTTGACGAATCTGATTGTTTTTGAGGGTGATGTGGGTGGCGTTGAGTCTCATTTGTCGTCGGCGTCTCCGCTCACGAATGTcatagaatattttaaagttgaaataaaacAGCATGAAGAGCGGTAGGACTCCATGCAAAATGAGACGGCTCCAGTAGTTGTAATTAATGTAAAAGACATTCTTGCGAAGCGGCGTAACTGACATGTGAGGCTTGGAAGTTGCATTACGCTGACTCACAGTGATTTCGAAAAAACTGGATGAATTGAAAAGTATAGAGAGGAAAATCACAGGAATAACGTATTTGATCCAACGGTTTCGAACTGCATTTGCCTCATTCATGGATCTGGAGTAGTCGAGTGGATAGTGTATGGCGAAATATCGCTCTCCCGAAATAGCCACTGTCATAAATATAGAACCACTCATGGAGATCTTGTAGAGAGGATAGAGGCCGTAGGCAAATATCTCCAGATACACTCCACCACAACTGGCACTCAGAGGTTCTCGAAAGGTTTTAGAGAGTGCCGTGATGAGGAATGTGGAGTCAAAAACagccaaaaaaattagtaataaattaaaggaGTTACGCATTTCCTTTCGTGTAATGACATAGCTGGAAAATAGATTGATAAGAATCCCCAGGACAGCGATACAAGTTTGGAAGCGATACTCGACCCATAGACGGAAAGTATTACTGAATATCTTATCATCAAGGGTGAAAGTGGGGCAATTATTTGAGATGTTGTAGTCTCGAGAGTAGTTGTTGCTAAGTCCCATTCCGCTCTCACCACCTTTTAATGTGTGCTCGTCAGACTCTACTAAAAATAAGATTCGCCTTTTGAGATAAACAACCAACATTTCTCataatttcttctcttctcctttcGCATCATGTAGCTCTCCATCCCTTTTTGTAAGCGCACCACAAATCAATCTTTAAATCGGATCGCTCCATGGTACTTCattaaaatttcctttattttttttaaacatagaaaAGGGGCAAAGACCGtttctatataaaaagatttcagGAAAATTTGAGTCTTTACTCGGGATCAATCCCTACTCTTTTAACAAAAGTTTGGTGTTATATAAATCATTcacaatgtatatacatatatatatacctattataaGATCTAGgtattcattttgaatataattgaatgtagtggAAAAGAAATTTCACTCCTCAGCGGTTAAAAAAACTTCAGGGAGGAATAGAAagtttattcttcagattacgaattccaaaaaaaggcCTTCCATCTAAAAAATTTACCGTATTTTTCTCACTAATAATATTACAGGGGTGTAGAAAGTATTTTCCTATTCGGGTCGAGGAGAGGCAGATCtacatagatataattatatacttttccaTGTGTACCCTACAGCAGAGGTCGGCAGCCCCGGGCCACGAGTGAATTTAGACCTGTCCGCCATCTTATCATGGGCATTCATCTAAATATAGGTATACTAATCCCCCATGACTCTGCAGCAATAGCTGTTT from Lepeophtheirus salmonis chromosome 1, UVic_Lsal_1.4, whole genome shotgun sequence includes these protein-coding regions:
- the LOC121121771 gene encoding G-protein coupled receptor daf-37 — its product is MLVVYLKRRILFLVESDEHTLKGGESGMGLSNNYSRDYNISNNCPTFTLDDKIFSNTFRLWVEYRFQTCIAVLGILINLFSSYVITRKEMRNSFNLLLIFLAVFDSTFLITALSKTFREPLSASCGGVYLEIFAYGLYPLYKISMSGSIFMTVAISGERYFAIHYPLDYSRSMNEANAVRNRWIKYVIPVIFLSILFNSSSFFEITVSQRNATSKPHMSVTPLRKNVFYINYNYWSRLILHGVLPLFMLFYFNFKIFYDIRERRRRRQMRLNATHITLKNNQIRQQQQKQQLQQLHQQASHVLNTETNITKRGSQSTQKIFSADGSRRIEDSLAVIFIGFTFVFCICHTPRILLNIYEILFLERLTSCSSAGKEGLYPWTYTAIRLSHFLLVANSALNMLVYCFLSSKFRKECKTLFRNMCRKQI